GCCAGCCACCCGGCAAGGGCACCCGCCCGGACTTTATCTGCTTTTCTTCACCGAAATGTGGGAACGGTTCAGCTACTACGGCATGCGTGGTTTGCTGGTGTTGTACCTGACCAAAACTGCTCTGGAAGGTGGGTTGGGTATTCCCGAAGCCAGCGCCTCGCTTATCTATGGCTACTTCACGGGCTTCGTGTATTTCACCCCCATTATTGGCGGCTGGCTGGCCGACAAGTACATTGGGCAGCGCCGGGCCATTCTGGCGGGAGGTATTCTGATGGCCCTGGGGCAGATGTTTTTGTTTATGCAGCCTTCCTTATCGACGCAGGCCGCCGCGTTTGGTATGCCCTGGCCTACCATGATGGGCCTGCTGCTGCTCATCATTGGTAATGGCTTCTTCAAGCCTAATATTTCTACCATTGTGGGCAAGCTCTACCAGCAGGGCGACCCGCTGCGCGACGCAGCCTTCACCATTTTCTACATGGGCATCAACGCCGGCGCGTTCCTGGCCCCGCTGGTGTGCGGCTACCTGGCCGAGAACCTGTTTGCCACCAAAAACGCCGCCGGTGTTATTACCAACTACGGCTTCCGCTACGGCTTCCTGGCCGCCGGCATCGGCATGATTCTCGGACAGCTGGCCTTTAACCTGCTGGGGCGCAAGTACCTCGGCGACGTGGGTATGTACCCCGAAGGCCAGGGCCAGGACGGCTCAACTACGGCGGCCGTGAAGCAGCCGCTGACCAAGGAAGAAACCGACCGCATGGCTGTTATCTTCATTATCACGCTGTTTGTGGTGTTCTTCTGGGCTGGCTTTGAGCAAGCTGGCTCGTCGCTCACCCTCTACACCGATAAGTATATCGACCGGGAAGTGTTTGGCTTCCTGATTCCAACCTCGTGGTTTCAGTCCGTAAACCCCGGCTTTATTGTACTGTTGGGGGCGCCGGTGGCAGCGCTTTGGATGAACCTGAGCCGCCGCGGCAAAGACCTGAGCATTCCTGTGAAAATGGGCTTGGGTATGGTATTGTTGGGCGTGGGCTTTCTGTTTATGGTAGGGGCCGTATTGCAGCGGGGCGGCGACGTAGCCGACCAAAGCATCAAAGCCAGCCTATTGTGGCTGCTAGCTACCTACCTTTTCCACACCATCGGCGAGCTGTGTTTGTCGCCCATTGGCCTGTCCATGGTGTCGCGCCTCTCGCCGCCGGCCCTGACCTCCATGCTCATGGGCGTGTGGTTCCTGGCGCCCTTCGTAGCCCAGATTGCCGGGGGCTATATTGCTGCCTACGTCGAAGAGCTGGGCGCCCTGAAAGTATTCGGCTTGATTGCCGGCTTCGTAATTCTGGCTGGCCTGATATTGATTGCTATTGCCCGCAAGCTGTTCCGTATGATGCACGGCCGCGGCTAAATCATCGGTTGTCGCTGATTTTTGCGTTGATTCTGACATAAGCTAAAAGCCCCGCTGGCA
This region of Hymenobacter sp. YIM 151500-1 genomic DNA includes:
- a CDS encoding peptide MFS transporter, coding for MQTASAVSEQPATRQGHPPGLYLLFFTEMWERFSYYGMRGLLVLYLTKTALEGGLGIPEASASLIYGYFTGFVYFTPIIGGWLADKYIGQRRAILAGGILMALGQMFLFMQPSLSTQAAAFGMPWPTMMGLLLLIIGNGFFKPNISTIVGKLYQQGDPLRDAAFTIFYMGINAGAFLAPLVCGYLAENLFATKNAAGVITNYGFRYGFLAAGIGMILGQLAFNLLGRKYLGDVGMYPEGQGQDGSTTAAVKQPLTKEETDRMAVIFIITLFVVFFWAGFEQAGSSLTLYTDKYIDREVFGFLIPTSWFQSVNPGFIVLLGAPVAALWMNLSRRGKDLSIPVKMGLGMVLLGVGFLFMVGAVLQRGGDVADQSIKASLLWLLATYLFHTIGELCLSPIGLSMVSRLSPPALTSMLMGVWFLAPFVAQIAGGYIAAYVEELGALKVFGLIAGFVILAGLILIAIARKLFRMMHGRG